Proteins encoded within one genomic window of Geotalea daltonii FRC-32:
- a CDS encoding ExeA family protein, translated as MYKTFYGFREKPFSKTPDPRFLYMSVGHREALARLQYVLEEREIAILTGEIGCGKTTISRALMDAMGDVYHFCFIFNPRLAAIEFLRVIAANLGVEKPSTAKDFLLGEITQALYDLHENGRCLVVVVDEAQLIPDREIFDEIRLLTNFQLDDQNLLSIIIMGQPELRRIVSAPLFEPFRQRVAMTYHLLPLTLEETQEYLDFRMTVAGGCAGLFAPDAVQRIYELTGGVPRKINTLATNALLTGFAKDLAWIDASVIEDIKNEIII; from the coding sequence ATGTACAAGACATTTTACGGATTCCGTGAAAAGCCTTTCAGCAAAACACCTGATCCACGTTTTCTTTACATGAGTGTTGGTCATCGTGAGGCGCTGGCCCGGCTCCAATATGTTCTTGAAGAGCGTGAGATTGCCATTCTGACCGGAGAGATCGGGTGTGGGAAAACCACCATTTCCCGTGCCCTCATGGACGCAATGGGGGATGTATACCACTTCTGCTTCATTTTTAATCCAAGGTTGGCTGCTATTGAATTTTTGCGGGTCATTGCAGCGAACCTGGGTGTGGAGAAACCCTCTACGGCCAAAGATTTTCTTCTGGGGGAAATCACCCAGGCACTTTACGATCTCCACGAGAACGGTCGCTGCCTGGTTGTCGTTGTCGATGAGGCACAACTGATCCCTGATAGGGAAATTTTCGACGAGATACGGCTTTTGACCAATTTCCAATTGGATGACCAGAATCTTCTCAGCATTATCATCATGGGACAGCCGGAGCTCCGCAGGATTGTCTCGGCGCCGCTTTTTGAACCATTTCGGCAGCGGGTTGCCATGACCTACCATCTGCTGCCTTTGACCCTGGAGGAAACCCAGGAATATCTCGATTTCAGAATGACGGTGGCTGGCGGATGCGCCGGGCTTTTCGCTCCGGATGCGGTACAGCGGATTTATGAGCTGACAGGTGGCGTACCAAGAAAAATAAATACGTTGGCAACTAACGCCCTTCTTACCGGTTTCGCCAAGGATCTGGCATGGATCGATGCATCTGTCATCGAAGATATAAAGAATGAAATAATCATCTGA
- a CDS encoding chemotaxis protein CheW → MNLADIRKKAQQEKEALQAALAELTHETADSFDGEDDYPEAYNDPLYDAEASFEDGESFETDGPIAAEDQVSGKGDWSAVMDAGPLSPEDIFPEQMEVVLDARGISGQDMSPPSPQVPKTVSAPVVEEKTASSGFDPIRVMLEGRASAGQDEDAFIGPATNLEIDAANSQELLCFRVASEEYALNIMEIKEIIKPREVTEVPRVPAFVSGVLSLRGIIIPIFDMNARLGLSRDGSTGKERIIVVKNGDDGFCGILVDEVVQVVRIEDRLLEPPPTVLDGIDRDFVSGIGRYHGRMLILLNMDKILDITLY, encoded by the coding sequence ATGAACTTAGCCGATATAAGAAAAAAAGCGCAGCAGGAAAAGGAAGCCCTACAGGCGGCATTGGCCGAATTGACACATGAAACTGCTGATTCCTTTGATGGGGAAGATGATTATCCTGAAGCATACAATGACCCGCTTTATGATGCCGAAGCATCCTTTGAAGACGGTGAGTCTTTTGAGACTGACGGGCCTATTGCCGCAGAAGACCAAGTTTCAGGCAAAGGCGACTGGTCTGCTGTAATGGACGCAGGCCCCCTTTCTCCTGAGGATATCTTTCCTGAGCAGATGGAAGTGGTGCTTGACGCTCGGGGCATTTCGGGTCAGGACATGTCGCCACCTTCGCCACAGGTGCCGAAAACTGTCTCGGCGCCGGTTGTAGAAGAAAAGACGGCCTCTTCCGGCTTCGATCCCATAAGGGTCATGCTTGAAGGACGTGCCAGCGCCGGCCAGGATGAGGATGCATTTATCGGCCCCGCAACAAATCTGGAGATCGATGCCGCAAATTCCCAGGAGTTGCTGTGTTTCAGAGTCGCTTCCGAGGAGTATGCACTGAACATCATGGAAATCAAGGAGATCATCAAGCCGCGCGAGGTCACCGAAGTTCCGCGTGTACCAGCTTTCGTCTCGGGGGTGCTTTCCCTGCGGGGAATCATTATCCCCATTTTTGATATGAACGCCAGGTTGGGCCTTTCCAGAGATGGTTCTACCGGAAAGGAGCGGATAATTGTCGTCAAAAACGGCGATGATGGCTTTTGCGGGATACTTGTAGATGAGGTCGTTCAGGTCGTACGTATAGAAGACAGGTTGCTGGAGCCTCCACCAACGGTTCTTGACGGGATAGATCGTGATTTCGTCAGCGGTATAGGTCGTTATCATGGCAGAATGCTGATTTTGCTCAACATGGACAAGATTCTGGATATTACCCTTTACTGA
- a CDS encoding response regulator transcription factor produces the protein MHSKKILIVEDEESLLKLESILLSSKGYSVVGVMDGKAALEEVKANRPDLVVLDVMLPEMDGFEVCRHIKENPETSSIPVVMLTAKKSNNDVERGKQAGAEAYITKPFKSAKVIEVIEGLISGH, from the coding sequence ATGCACAGTAAAAAGATTCTTATTGTTGAAGACGAAGAGAGTCTGCTGAAATTGGAGAGCATCCTTCTTTCATCCAAAGGCTATTCAGTCGTCGGTGTAATGGACGGTAAAGCAGCTCTTGAAGAAGTTAAGGCCAATCGCCCGGATCTGGTGGTGCTGGATGTCATGCTCCCGGAAATGGACGGTTTCGAAGTCTGCCGGCATATCAAGGAAAACCCTGAAACCAGCAGCATCCCAGTCGTCATGCTCACAGCGAAGAAAAGCAATAATGACGTGGAGCGGGGAAAACAGGCAGGAGCTGAAGCATATATAACCAAACCCTTCAAGTCGGCAAAAGTCATAGAGGTAATCGAAGGCCTCATCAGCGGCCATTAA